The following proteins come from a genomic window of Sorex araneus isolate mSorAra2 chromosome 1, mSorAra2.pri, whole genome shotgun sequence:
- the CD180 gene encoding CD180 antigen → MKALQLHLTKEVNKSYNCENLGLREIPDTLPNTTEILEFGFNFLPAIENTTFSRLINLVFLDLARCQINWVHEDTFQNHLQLNTIVLTGNPLIFMADTSLNGPQALRHLFLIQTGITDLEFIPAQNLKNLESLYLGSNHIASIKLPTNFPTRHLKVLEFENNAIHYLSREDLGALAQVRNLSLDFSGNDITGIEPGAFRSNTFQSLKFGGALNLSVILNGLLNSTVQSLWLGTFEDIDDQDITPDMLEGLCGMSVHSLSLQKHSFSNVSPAMFRCFRGVQELDLTHTYLRELPAGIEGMTSLKKLVLNANRFPELCQIRASSFPSLTDLSVKGNLEKLDLGVGCLKTLEHLEKLDLSHSLVEAQECCILQFKTLPNLQFLNLSYNQALGLQHQAFEECPRLQSLDLAFTKLHAEASQSPFQNLHYLRVLNLSHCLLDTNNQNLLAGIANLQYINLEGNQFPDGNLPQTNLLQTLGSLKTLVLASCDLFSIDQQAFHPLEKLGHVDLSHNSLTGSSISAFGHLQGLYLNLESNNMDILPEQVLPILSQQSTINLSHNPLDCTCANIHFITWYKENLRKLEGLEETKCANPPAQRGQKLSEVELSCGMTKVGVIFLILLVLLLIVVVSFSFKHILRWRYQHI, encoded by the coding sequence GTGCCAAATTAACTGGGTACATGAAGATACCTTTCAAAACCATCTTCAACTGAACACTATTGTGTTGACTGGAAATCCCTTGATATTCATGGCTGATACATCACTCAATGGGCCCCAGGCCTTGAGACATCTTTTCTTAATTCAAACAGGAATAACTGATCTCGAGTTCATCCCAGCGCAGAATCTGAAAAACTTGGAAAGTCTGTATCTCGGAAGCAACCATATCGCCTCCATTAAGCTCCCCACAAACTTCCCAACACGGCACCTGAAAGTCCTCGAGTTTGAGAATAACGCTATCCACTACCTTTCTCGTGAGGACCTGGGGGCTCTGGCACAGGTCAGAAACCTCAGCCTAGATTTCAGCGGCAATGACATCacgggcattgaacctggggcttTCCGCTCAAACACCTTCCAAAGTTTGAAATTTGGAGGGGCACTCAATCTGTCTGTTATATTAAATGGTCTGCTGAACTCTACCGTTCAGTCTCTCTGGTTGGGGACGTTTGAGGACATCGATGATCAGGACATTACTCCAGACATGCTGGAGGGACTCTGTGGAATGTCCGTGCACAGCCTCAGCCTGCAGAAGCACTCTTTCTCCAATGTGTCACCCGCCATGTTCCGCTGCTTCCGGGGAGTCCAGGAATTGGATCTCACACATACTTACCTGAGAGAGCTCCCCGCTGGGATTGAGGGTATGACCTCACTCAAAAAATTAGTTCTCAATGCAAACCGTTTTCCTGAATTGTGTCAAATCAGGGcttccagtttcccttccctcaCAGACCTCTCTGTCAAAGGCAATCTTGAGAAACTCGACCTCGGGGTTGGCTGTTTGAAAACACTGGAGCATCTTGAAAAACTGGATTTAAGCCACAGTTTGGTTGAGGCCCAGGAGTGCTGCATTCTGCAATTCAAAACCTTACCCAACTTGCAGTTCCTCAACCTGAGCTACAACCAGGCCCTTGGGCTTCAGCATCAGGCATTTGAAGAATGTCCAAGACTCCAAAGCCTGGATTTGGCCTTCACCAAACTGCACGCTGAAGCTTCACAGAGTCCTTTTCAAAACCTCCACTACTTGCGGGTTCTGaatctctctcactgtctcctgGACACCAACAATCAGAACCTTCTTGCAGGCATCGCGAATCTCCAGTACATCAACTTAGAGGGCAATCAATTTCCAGATGGGAACCTCCCCCAAACCAACCTACTTCAGACCTTGGGCTCCTTGAAGACTCTGGTCTTAGCTTCCTGTGATCTCTTCTCCATAGACCAACAAGCATTCCACCCCCTTGAAAAACTGGGCCATGTGGACCTAAGCCACAACAGCCTGACGGGCAGCAGCATCAGTGCCTTTGGCCACTTACAGGGGCTCTACCTCAATCTGGAGTCCAACAACATGGACATCCTCCCGGAGCAGGTCCTCCCCATCCTGTCCCAGCAGAGCACCATCAACCTAAGTCACAACCCCCTGGACTGCACATGCGCCAATATTCATTTCATCACGTGGTACAAAGAAAACCTGAGAAAACTTGAGGGGTTAGAGGAGACCAAGTGTGCAAACCCCCCCGCTCAGAGGGGCCAGAAGCTCTCTGAGGTCGAACTGTCCTGTGGGATGACGAAAGTGGGCGTCATTTTTCTCATCTTGCTTGTCCTCTTGCTCATCGTGGTGGTCAGCTTTTCCTTTAAACATATTCTCAGGTGGAGATACCAGCACATTTAG